The Candidatus Koribacter versatilis Ellin345 genome has a segment encoding these proteins:
- a CDS encoding aldehyde dehydrogenase family protein translates to MSVVSAVELNSNVSQFITKPRKMLIGGNWIDSASGKFFETLNPATGEVLARVAEGDRADIDLAVAAARKAFESGPWSKMSPSQRGRLLWKLADLLEQHLEEFAELESLDNGKPLSVARVADVPLAVDLFRYMAGWATKVEGNTIPLGPQFHAYTYREPVGVIGQIIPWNFPLLMAAWKLGPALAVGCTVVLKPAEQTPLSALRLGELIMEAGFPDGVVNVVPGFGETAGAALAAHPDVDKIAFTGSTEVGKLIVQAAAGNLKKVSLELGGKSPNIVLADADLDIAISGSANAIFFNHGQCCCAGSRLFVHKSQFDKVVEGVAEAAKNIRLGSGLDPATNMGPLVSQEQLDRVCGYLESGVQQGAKPLVGGKKQTGPGYFVEPTVLVDVKPTMKVVCEEIFGPVVTAIPFNSVDEVLNSANASSYGLAAAVWTRDINKAHSLAAKLRAGTVWVNCYNVFDAALPFGGYKQSGWGREMGHDALELYTETKAVCVRLEN, encoded by the coding sequence ATGTCAGTCGTGTCGGCCGTAGAACTGAACAGCAACGTCAGCCAATTCATCACAAAGCCGCGAAAGATGCTGATCGGCGGGAACTGGATCGATAGTGCGTCGGGTAAATTCTTTGAGACCCTGAATCCGGCGACTGGCGAAGTACTGGCGCGAGTTGCCGAAGGCGATCGTGCCGACATTGATCTCGCCGTCGCCGCGGCGCGGAAGGCATTTGAGAGCGGACCGTGGTCGAAAATGTCGCCGTCGCAACGGGGACGTCTTTTGTGGAAACTCGCGGACCTGCTCGAGCAGCACCTGGAAGAGTTCGCCGAGTTGGAATCGCTCGACAATGGGAAGCCGCTGTCGGTGGCGCGGGTGGCCGACGTTCCGCTCGCGGTAGACCTTTTCCGTTACATGGCTGGCTGGGCGACGAAGGTGGAAGGCAACACGATTCCGCTGGGCCCGCAGTTCCATGCTTATACCTATCGCGAACCGGTGGGCGTAATCGGCCAGATCATTCCCTGGAACTTTCCGCTGCTGATGGCCGCGTGGAAACTGGGTCCGGCGCTGGCGGTTGGGTGCACGGTGGTGTTGAAGCCGGCGGAACAGACACCTCTCTCCGCGCTGCGCCTGGGCGAACTGATCATGGAAGCAGGCTTCCCCGATGGCGTGGTGAACGTTGTGCCGGGCTTCGGCGAAACTGCCGGCGCTGCGCTGGCCGCCCATCCGGACGTCGACAAGATTGCGTTCACCGGATCGACAGAAGTCGGCAAATTGATTGTGCAGGCTGCCGCAGGCAACCTGAAAAAAGTCTCTCTCGAACTGGGCGGCAAGTCGCCGAATATCGTGCTCGCTGATGCGGACCTGGACATTGCGATATCAGGCAGCGCGAACGCGATCTTTTTCAATCACGGCCAGTGCTGCTGCGCGGGCTCACGGCTGTTCGTACACAAGAGCCAGTTCGACAAAGTGGTGGAGGGTGTGGCCGAAGCCGCAAAGAACATTCGCTTGGGATCTGGGCTTGATCCGGCAACCAACATGGGTCCGCTGGTTTCGCAGGAGCAACTCGATCGCGTGTGCGGGTATCTCGAATCTGGGGTGCAACAAGGAGCAAAACCCCTGGTTGGCGGGAAGAAACAGACGGGGCCGGGCTACTTCGTGGAGCCAACGGTGCTGGTGGATGTGAAGCCGACGATGAAAGTCGTTTGCGAAGAGATCTTCGGACCCGTGGTCACGGCGATCCCGTTCAACAGCGTGGACGAGGTGTTGAACTCAGCCAATGCGTCGAGCTACGGTCTCGCGGCAGCGGTGTGGACGCGCGACATTAACAAGGCGCATTCACTGGCGGCAAAGCTGCGCGCCGGCACAGTGTGGGTGAATTGTTACAACGTGTTCGACGCCGCGCTGCCGTTTGGGGGTTATAAGCAATCGGGCTGGGGACGCGAGATGGGGCACGACGCACTCGAGCTCTACACCGAGACCAAAGCGGTCTGTGTGCGCCTGGAAAACTAA
- a CDS encoding fumarate reductase/succinate dehydrogenase flavoprotein subunit, translating into MSEYITHEHDVLIIGAGGAGLRAAVEVSAAGAKVAVISKSLLGKAHTVMAEGGVAAAMGNVDDRDSWRVHFADTMRGGQYLNNWRMAELHAREAPERVRELEAWGALFDRTSDGRILQRNFGGHRYPRLAHVGDRTGLEMIRTLQDHGIHLGLDVFMEHTVVTLLKDGARIAGAFGYDRERGRFHLFRAKAVVLATGGIGRAFKITSNSWEYTGDGHSLAYHAGASLMDMEFVQFHPTGMIWPPSVRGILVTEGVRGEGGVLRNRDGERFMFKDIPPLYAAQTADTPEEGWRYTQGDKNARRPPELLTRDHVARCIRREVREGRGSPHGGVFLDIAWIKEKLPHAPEHIKKKLPSMYHQFKQLADIDITQEPMEVGPTTHYMMGGVKVDADSQMSDVPGLYAAGECAAGLHGANRLGGNSLSDLLVFGKRAGEHAATYSKQNSLGAISPEQLASTEKWALAAFERKASENPYSVQHTLQDVMQDLVGIVRHEAEMQQALERIRELKAASQRVGVDGHREYNAGWHTALDLQNLLTVSEMVARSALERKESRGAHFRDDFPEKEKEYAGFNIVVRMGAGGEMQLTREPIPPMREELKQIIEEMK; encoded by the coding sequence GTGAGCGAGTACATCACGCATGAGCACGATGTCCTGATCATCGGAGCCGGGGGCGCCGGTCTGCGCGCCGCCGTTGAAGTATCAGCCGCGGGCGCAAAGGTCGCGGTCATTTCGAAATCGCTTCTCGGCAAGGCCCACACCGTCATGGCCGAAGGCGGCGTCGCTGCTGCGATGGGCAACGTAGACGACCGCGACAGTTGGCGCGTTCACTTTGCCGACACCATGCGCGGCGGCCAATATCTGAACAATTGGCGCATGGCAGAACTGCACGCCAGGGAAGCTCCCGAGCGCGTGCGGGAACTAGAAGCCTGGGGCGCGCTCTTCGATCGCACCAGCGACGGTCGCATCCTCCAGCGAAACTTCGGAGGCCATCGCTATCCTCGGCTCGCCCATGTCGGCGACCGCACCGGCCTCGAGATGATCCGCACGCTTCAGGACCACGGAATCCACCTCGGGCTTGACGTCTTCATGGAGCACACCGTCGTCACGCTCCTGAAGGACGGCGCACGCATTGCCGGGGCGTTTGGATACGATCGCGAGCGCGGCCGCTTCCACCTGTTTCGCGCTAAGGCCGTAGTGCTGGCGACGGGAGGAATCGGGCGCGCCTTCAAGATCACCAGCAATAGTTGGGAATATACGGGCGACGGACATTCGCTCGCCTACCATGCCGGTGCATCGCTCATGGACATGGAATTCGTCCAATTCCATCCCACGGGAATGATCTGGCCGCCCAGCGTGCGCGGGATTCTCGTCACGGAAGGAGTTCGCGGCGAGGGCGGAGTGCTGCGCAATCGCGACGGCGAACGGTTCATGTTCAAAGACATCCCGCCGCTCTACGCCGCTCAAACCGCCGACACCCCAGAAGAAGGCTGGCGCTACACGCAAGGCGACAAGAATGCGCGGCGTCCACCCGAGCTGCTCACCCGTGACCACGTGGCCCGCTGTATCCGGCGTGAAGTTCGAGAGGGAAGAGGCAGCCCCCACGGTGGCGTGTTCCTCGACATCGCGTGGATCAAGGAGAAGCTCCCGCACGCGCCGGAGCATATAAAGAAGAAGCTGCCCAGCATGTATCACCAGTTCAAGCAGCTTGCCGACATCGACATTACCCAGGAGCCCATGGAAGTCGGTCCCACCACGCACTACATGATGGGTGGCGTCAAGGTGGACGCCGATTCCCAAATGTCAGACGTCCCCGGGCTGTATGCGGCGGGCGAATGTGCGGCCGGCTTGCATGGCGCCAACCGGCTGGGCGGGAATTCGCTCTCCGATTTATTAGTGTTCGGCAAGCGCGCCGGCGAGCACGCCGCAACCTATTCGAAGCAGAACTCGCTGGGTGCAATCAGTCCGGAGCAACTCGCATCCACGGAAAAATGGGCGCTCGCGGCCTTCGAACGCAAAGCCTCCGAGAACCCCTACTCCGTGCAACATACCTTGCAGGACGTGATGCAGGACCTGGTAGGAATCGTGCGCCATGAAGCGGAGATGCAGCAAGCTCTCGAACGCATTCGAGAGCTGAAAGCCGCCAGCCAACGTGTCGGGGTTGACGGTCACCGCGAATACAACGCCGGTTGGCACACCGCTCTCGATTTGCAGAACCTGTTGACCGTGTCGGAAATGGTCGCCCGGTCCGCGCTGGAGCGTAAAGAGAGTCGCGGCGCGCACTTCCGCGATGATTTCCCCGAGAAGGAAAAGGAATACGCTGGGTTCAACATCGTGGTGCGAATGGGCGCCGGCGGAGAAATGCAACTCACGCGCGAGCCGATCCCGCCCATGCGCGAGGAACTGAAACAAATCATCGAGGAGATGAAGTAA